One Neisseria sicca genomic region harbors:
- the rho gene encoding transcription termination factor Rho: protein MHVSELQTLHISKLLEMAEEHGIENANRFRKQDLVFAIVRQMMKQGESFTCSGTLEILPDGFGFLRSADTSYLAGPDDIYVSPTQIRRFNLHTGDTIEGSVRVPKDNERYFALVRLDSINGDHPEVCKHKILFENLTPLFPTKQFKLERDIKAEENLTGRAIDLVSPIGRGQRALLVAPPKTGKTVMLQNIAHAITANYPDVELIVLLIDERPEEVTEMSRSVRGEVVSSTFDEPAQRHVQVAEMVIEKAKRMVEHKKDVVILLDSITRLARAYNTVVPTSGKILTGGVDANALHRPKRFFGAARNVEEGGSLTIIATALVETGSRMDDVIYEEFKGTGNMELHLDRRMAEKRLFPAININKSGTRREELLVPNDQLQRMWLLRKFLHPMDEIEATEFLVGKLKDSKNNDEFFELMRGK from the coding sequence ATGCACGTTTCAGAACTACAAACCCTACACATTTCCAAACTCTTGGAAATGGCAGAAGAACACGGCATTGAAAACGCCAACCGTTTCCGCAAACAAGACCTCGTATTCGCCATTGTCCGTCAGATGATGAAGCAGGGCGAAAGCTTCACCTGCTCCGGCACGCTCGAAATCCTACCCGACGGCTTCGGCTTTTTACGCAGCGCAGACACTTCCTACCTCGCTGGCCCCGACGACATCTACGTCTCCCCCACACAAATCCGCCGCTTCAACCTGCATACGGGCGACACCATCGAAGGCAGCGTACGCGTACCCAAAGACAACGAACGCTATTTCGCCCTCGTCCGTCTCGACAGCATCAACGGCGATCATCCCGAAGTCTGCAAACACAAAATCCTCTTCGAAAACCTCACCCCGCTTTTCCCTACCAAGCAATTCAAACTCGAGCGCGACATTAAAGCCGAAGAAAACCTTACTGGCCGTGCCATTGATTTAGTTTCCCCCATCGGTCGCGGACAACGCGCCCTTTTGGTTGCACCGCCGAAAACCGGTAAGACCGTGATGCTGCAAAATATCGCCCACGCGATTACCGCCAACTATCCCGATGTCGAACTCATTGTCTTGTTGATTGACGAACGTCCGGAAGAGGTTACCGAAATGAGCCGTTCCGTGCGCGGCGAAGTGGTTTCCTCCACCTTCGACGAACCGGCGCAACGCCATGTCCAAGTGGCGGAAATGGTGATTGAAAAAGCCAAGCGCATGGTCGAACACAAAAAAGACGTGGTCATCCTGCTTGACTCGATTACCCGTCTCGCCCGCGCCTACAATACCGTTGTACCCACTTCCGGTAAAATCCTGACTGGTGGCGTAGATGCCAATGCCCTCCACCGCCCCAAGCGCTTCTTCGGTGCGGCGCGCAACGTTGAAGAAGGCGGCTCGCTCACTATTATTGCGACCGCTTTGGTAGAAACCGGCAGTCGCATGGATGATGTGATTTATGAAGAATTTAAAGGCACAGGCAATATGGAGCTGCACCTCGACCGCCGCATGGCGGAAAAACGCCTGTTCCCCGCCATCAACATCAACAAATCCGGCACGCGTCGTGAAGAGTTGCTGGTGCCGAACGACCAGTTGCAGCGCATGTGGCTCTTGCGCAAATTCCTGCATCCGATGGACGAAATCGAGGCCACCGAATTTTTGGTGGGCAAACTCAAAGATTCCAAAAACAATGATGAGTTTTTTGAATTGATGCGTGGTAAATAG
- a CDS encoding DMT family transporter, with protein sequence MTTPTPKDPLGSAWMIVAALGFTVMNVCIKAAAAKFGFNSGELVFWRMSFAAVVLGIMAKARGDTFATPHWKTHLNRSVVGTAAMFCLFYAVMHLPLATGVTLSYTSSIFLAVFSFFILKERIAFYTQAVLLFGFFGVVLLLNPSFKGGQEIAALAGLAGGAMSGWAYLQVRELSLLGEPGWRVVFYFSITGVVMASVWATLTGWHSISLSALPYLFCIGLAAMLAQLSMTRAYKVGNKFTVASLSYLTVVFSALSGMIFLGDTVTWQETFGMIIIVTSGILSSIRPVSIKKWLTKTS encoded by the coding sequence ATGACTACACCCACACCCAAAGACCCTCTCGGTTCTGCATGGATGATTGTTGCCGCACTCGGTTTTACCGTCATGAACGTGTGCATCAAAGCCGCGGCGGCAAAATTCGGTTTCAACAGTGGCGAACTGGTATTTTGGCGCATGAGTTTTGCTGCCGTCGTATTAGGCATAATGGCAAAAGCACGCGGCGACACCTTTGCCACACCACATTGGAAAACCCACCTCAACCGCAGCGTTGTCGGTACAGCCGCCATGTTTTGTCTGTTTTATGCCGTCATGCACCTGCCGCTGGCAACGGGGGTAACCTTAAGCTACACCTCCTCGATTTTTCTGGCGGTATTTTCATTTTTTATCCTGAAAGAGCGGATCGCGTTTTATACGCAGGCAGTTTTGTTATTTGGCTTTTTCGGTGTCGTCCTGCTGTTGAACCCTTCGTTCAAAGGCGGACAGGAAATCGCCGCATTGGCAGGCTTGGCGGGCGGAGCCATGTCAGGTTGGGCGTATTTGCAGGTACGCGAACTGTCATTGCTCGGCGAGCCGGGTTGGCGGGTAGTGTTTTATTTTTCGATAACCGGCGTCGTTATGGCATCGGTTTGGGCAACTTTGACCGGCTGGCACAGCATTTCCCTATCCGCCCTGCCCTATCTTTTCTGCATCGGACTTGCCGCCATGCTTGCCCAGCTTTCCATGACCCGCGCCTATAAAGTCGGCAACAAATTTACCGTCGCCTCTCTTTCTTATCTGACCGTCGTCTTTTCCGCCCTATCGGGCATGATATTTTTGGGCGATACCGTCACTTGGCAGGAAACCTTTGGTATGATTATTATTGTCACAAGCGGCATATTAAGCAGCATCCGGCCGGTTTCGATTAAAAAGTGGCTTACCAAAACAAGCTGA
- a CDS encoding SpoIIAA family protein encodes MISIREQSYGLNVALYNEFTLDDFRQLEAALLESKQKIHLPDVLLDLSMLKDFTIDMAMEQIKFLNQHENDFGRVAVITDDIWIKLGARLSSLLTNQHPKYFDDATKAQEWLLASNFRQ; translated from the coding sequence ATGATTTCCATCCGCGAGCAGTCTTACGGTTTGAATGTGGCGCTGTACAACGAATTTACCCTCGACGATTTCCGCCAGCTTGAAGCTGCCTTATTGGAAAGCAAACAAAAAATCCACTTACCCGACGTCCTTTTAGATTTGTCCATGCTGAAAGATTTCACAATCGATATGGCGATGGAACAAATCAAATTCCTTAACCAACATGAAAACGACTTCGGCCGCGTCGCCGTTATTACAGACGACATTTGGATCAAACTCGGCGCCCGCCTCTCCAGCCTGTTGACCAACCAACATCCGAAATATTTTGACGATGCCACTAAGGCACAAGAATGGCTGTTGGCAAGCAATTTCAGGCAATAA
- the hisA gene encoding 1-(5-phosphoribosyl)-5-[(5-phosphoribosylamino)methylideneamino]imidazole-4-carboxamide isomerase codes for MLLIPAIDLKEGRCVRLKQGLMEQATVFSDSPAETALHWFKQGARRLHLVDLNGAFAGVPQNFPAIKDILAAVAKDIPVQLGGGIRDLEAIEKYLDLGLNDVIIGTAAVKNPDFVREACKTFPGQIIVGLDAKDGMVAIDGWATVTEHHVIDLAKRFEDDGVNSIIYTDIGRDGMMSGVNIDATVKLAQAVAIPVIASGGLTNLDDIRALCAVEKHGVAGAITGRAIYEGSIDFAQAQQLADSLA; via the coding sequence ATGCTGCTGATTCCCGCAATCGATTTAAAAGAAGGCCGCTGCGTGCGCCTGAAACAAGGTTTGATGGAGCAGGCGACGGTGTTTTCCGATTCGCCCGCCGAAACTGCGCTGCATTGGTTCAAACAAGGCGCGCGCCGTTTACATTTGGTGGACTTGAACGGCGCATTTGCCGGCGTTCCGCAAAATTTCCCCGCCATCAAGGACATCCTCGCTGCTGTTGCCAAAGACATTCCCGTACAGCTAGGCGGCGGAATACGCGACCTGGAAGCCATTGAAAAATATTTGGATTTGGGATTGAACGACGTCATTATCGGTACGGCGGCGGTAAAAAATCCCGACTTCGTGCGCGAGGCGTGCAAAACGTTTCCGGGGCAGATTATTGTCGGGTTGGATGCCAAAGACGGTATGGTGGCGATAGACGGCTGGGCGACCGTAACCGAGCATCATGTGATTGATTTGGCGAAACGTTTTGAAGACGACGGCGTCAACAGCATTATTTACACCGACATCGGCCGCGACGGCATGATGAGCGGCGTGAACATCGACGCAACCGTCAAACTGGCGCAAGCCGTTGCCATTCCGGTTATCGCGTCGGGCGGATTGACCAATTTGGACGACATCCGTGCTTTGTGTGCCGTTGAGAAACACGGCGTGGCGGGTGCGATTACCGGTCGTGCGATTTACGAGGGCAGTATTGATTTTGCCCAAGCGCAGCAGTTGGCGGATTCGCTGGCATAA
- the hisF gene encoding imidazole glycerol phosphate synthase subunit HisF codes for MALAKRIIPCLDVKDGRVVKGVNFLGLRDAGNPVDVAKRYNDEGADELTFLDITASSDNRDTILRVIEDVASQVFIPLTVGGGVRTVADIRRLLNAGADKASINTAAVTNPDLVNEAAGFFGSQAIVVAVDAKAVNPENTRWEIFTHGGRTPTGLDAVEWAVEMQRRGAGEILLTSMDRDGTKQGFNLPLTRAVSEAVDIPVIASGGVGNVQHLIDGIKEGKADAVLAASIFHFGEVSIRDAKLAMREAGIEVRL; via the coding sequence ATGGCACTGGCAAAACGCATCATCCCCTGTCTCGACGTCAAAGACGGCCGCGTCGTCAAAGGCGTAAACTTCCTTGGTTTGCGCGATGCGGGCAATCCCGTCGATGTCGCCAAACGCTACAACGACGAAGGTGCGGACGAGCTGACCTTCCTCGACATCACTGCCTCCTCCGACAACCGCGACACCATTTTGCGCGTCATCGAAGACGTTGCCTCACAAGTTTTCATTCCGCTGACCGTCGGCGGCGGTGTGCGCACCGTAGCCGACATCCGCCGCCTGCTCAATGCCGGTGCGGACAAAGCCAGCATCAACACCGCTGCCGTCACCAACCCCGATTTAGTCAACGAAGCCGCCGGATTTTTCGGCTCGCAAGCCATCGTCGTCGCCGTCGATGCCAAAGCCGTCAATCCCGAAAACACCCGCTGGGAAATTTTCACCCACGGCGGGCGCACGCCGACCGGTTTGGACGCAGTCGAATGGGCGGTTGAAATGCAGCGGCGCGGCGCGGGCGAAATCCTGCTCACCAGCATGGACAGGGACGGCACGAAACAAGGCTTCAATCTGCCGCTGACCCGCGCCGTCAGCGAAGCGGTCGATATTCCTGTTATCGCTTCCGGCGGCGTCGGTAATGTGCAGCATCTGATTGACGGCATCAAAGAAGGCAAAGCCGATGCCGTGCTTGCCGCCAGCATTTTCCACTTCGGCGAAGTCAGTATCCGCGATGCGAAGCTCGCCATGCGTGAAGCCGGAATCGAAGTGCGGCTGTAA
- the hisI gene encoding phosphoribosyl-AMP cyclohydrolase, translating into MDNSLLEAVKFDEKGLVCAIAQDRQTRRVLMVAWMNAEALQKTVATGFAHYYSRSRQKQWMKGEESGHTQKVYELRLDCDGDAIVMLIDQNGGIACHTGRESCFYKVWKDGAWQTVDAVLKDEKAIYGHTHP; encoded by the coding sequence ATGGATAACAGCCTGCTTGAAGCCGTCAAATTCGACGAAAAAGGCTTGGTCTGCGCCATCGCCCAAGATAGACAGACCCGCCGCGTATTGATGGTCGCATGGATGAATGCCGAGGCGCTGCAAAAAACCGTAGCAACCGGTTTCGCCCACTATTACAGCCGTTCGCGCCAAAAGCAATGGATGAAGGGCGAAGAATCGGGACACACGCAAAAGGTTTACGAATTACGCCTCGACTGCGACGGCGACGCCATTGTAATGTTGATAGACCAAAACGGCGGCATCGCCTGCCATACGGGACGCGAAAGCTGTTTCTACAAAGTTTGGAAAGACGGCGCATGGCAGACGGTTGATGCCGTGTTGAAAGACGAAAAAGCCATTTATGGGCATACGCATCCTTAG
- a CDS encoding phosphoribosyl-ATP diphosphatase, with amino-acid sequence MTNTILSQIQNTIDSRKGGDSEASYVAQLLHKGKDKILKKVIEEAGEVLMASKDGGGEHLVYEVADLWFHTMVLLAHHGLRAEDVVNELARRQGLSGLAEKASRKES; translated from the coding sequence ATGACCAACACCATCCTCTCCCAAATCCAAAACACCATCGACTCCCGCAAAGGCGGCGATTCCGAAGCTTCCTACGTTGCCCAGCTTCTGCACAAAGGCAAAGACAAAATCCTCAAAAAAGTCATCGAAGAAGCGGGCGAAGTGCTGATGGCGTCGAAAGACGGCGGCGGTGAACACCTCGTTTACGAAGTTGCCGACTTATGGTTTCACACCATGGTTCTCTTGGCGCACCACGGTTTGCGCGCCGAAGATGTCGTCAACGAGCTTGCGCGCCGTCAAGGTTTATCAGGCTTGGCGGAAAAAGCCTCTCGCAAAGAGTCTTGA
- a CDS encoding histidine triad nucleotide-binding protein, translated as MDNCIFCKIAAKDIPAQTVYEDDEMLCFKDIRPAAPVHLLLIPKVHFDSLAHAAPEHQTLLGKMMLKVPQIAKAAGLTDGFKTLINTGKGGGQEVFHLHIHIMGTPA; from the coding sequence ATGGACAACTGTATTTTCTGTAAAATCGCCGCCAAAGACATTCCGGCGCAAACCGTTTACGAAGACGACGAGATGTTGTGCTTCAAAGACATCCGCCCCGCCGCGCCGGTTCATCTGCTGCTGATTCCGAAAGTCCATTTCGACTCGCTGGCACACGCCGCGCCCGAACATCAAACCCTCTTGGGCAAAATGATGTTGAAAGTCCCTCAAATCGCCAAAGCGGCAGGTTTGACCGACGGTTTCAAAACCCTGATCAATACAGGCAAAGGCGGCGGGCAGGAAGTGTTCCACCTGCATATCCACATCATGGGTACGCCTGCGTAA
- the tatA gene encoding Sec-independent protein translocase subunit TatA produces the protein MGSFSLWHWIIVLIIVVLVFGTKKLRNVGKDLGGAVHDFKQGLNEGTDGKDAKKDEVIEHKKDEDKA, from the coding sequence ATGGGTAGCTTCTCTCTGTGGCACTGGATTATCGTATTAATCATCGTTGTTTTGGTTTTCGGTACCAAAAAACTGCGCAACGTCGGCAAAGACCTCGGCGGTGCCGTGCATGACTTCAAACAAGGCCTAAATGAAGGTACCGACGGCAAAGATGCCAAAAAAGACGAAGTCATCGAACACAAAAAAGACGAAGACAAAGCATAA
- the tatB gene encoding Sec-independent protein translocase protein TatB, whose protein sequence is MFDFGLGELLLVGIVALIVLGPERLPETARAAGRLIGKLQRLVSSVKQEFNTQVELEELRKAKQEFEAAAAQVRDSLKETGTDMQDNLHDISDGLKPWERLPAQRTPADFGLDEHGNPLPSLSTEVSDDPAVSTSSENALLQADTTTDAVETDTPAESEQDRAWREYLTGSAAPASNVVEVSYIDTSADAPVLHITSLKKQAMNRKRDLRPKFHAKPKLRVRKK, encoded by the coding sequence ATGTTTGATTTCGGTTTGGGCGAGCTGCTTTTAGTCGGCATCGTCGCCCTGATTGTACTCGGCCCCGAGCGTCTGCCCGAAACCGCCCGCGCCGCCGGACGGCTTATCGGCAAGCTGCAACGCCTCGTCAGCAGCGTCAAGCAGGAATTCAACACCCAAGTCGAATTGGAAGAGCTGCGCAAAGCCAAACAGGAATTTGAAGCCGCCGCCGCACAAGTGCGCGACAGCCTCAAAGAAACCGGTACGGATATGCAGGACAACCTGCACGACATTTCCGACGGACTCAAACCTTGGGAACGCCTGCCGGCGCAGCGCACGCCTGCCGATTTCGGTTTGGATGAACACGGTAACCCGCTTCCTTCGTTAAGCACGGAAGTTTCAGACGATCCAGCTGTTTCCACGTCGTCTGAAAACGCTCTGCTGCAAGCAGACACTACGACGGATGCTGTCGAAACCGACACGCCTGCAGAATCCGAGCAAGACCGCGCATGGCGCGAATACCTGACCGGCAGCGCCGCCCCAGCGTCCAATGTCGTAGAAGTCAGCTATATCGACACTTCCGCAGACGCGCCCGTGCTGCATATCACTTCCCTCAAAAAACAAGCGATGAACCGCAAGCGCGACCTGCGCCCGAAATTTCATGCCAAACCCAAACTTCGCGTCCGTAAAAAGTGA
- the tatC gene encoding twin-arginine translocase subunit TatC, whose protein sequence is MSEPQNEQPVQPLIEHLIELRRRLMWIVIGIVVCFLGMMPFAQQLYTFVAEPLMVNLPKDTSMIATDVIAPFFVPVKVTLMAAFLVSLPHTLYQIWAFVAPALYQNEKRLITPLVLSSVSLFFVGMAFAYYLVFPVIFKFLAGITPVGVNMATDIDKYLSFILGMFVAFGTTFEVPVVVVLLAKIGVVTTEQLKNARPYVIVGAFVVAAIITPPDVISQTLLAVPLILLYEAGIWCSRFAKPKSDKTDEHSPLPPAET, encoded by the coding sequence GTGTCCGAACCTCAAAACGAACAACCCGTCCAACCTCTTATCGAACACCTTATCGAGCTGCGCCGCCGCCTGATGTGGATCGTCATCGGCATCGTCGTCTGCTTTCTCGGCATGATGCCGTTTGCCCAGCAGCTTTACACCTTTGTTGCCGAACCATTGATGGTGAATCTTCCCAAAGACACCAGCATGATTGCCACCGACGTCATCGCACCGTTTTTCGTGCCGGTGAAAGTGACGCTGATGGCGGCATTCCTCGTTTCCCTGCCGCACACGCTCTACCAAATCTGGGCATTCGTCGCGCCCGCCCTCTATCAAAACGAAAAACGCCTGATCACCCCGCTTGTCCTCTCCAGCGTCAGCCTGTTTTTTGTCGGCATGGCGTTTGCCTACTACCTCGTTTTCCCCGTCATCTTTAAATTCCTCGCAGGCATCACCCCCGTCGGTGTCAACATGGCAACCGACATCGACAAATATTTGTCCTTTATTTTGGGTATGTTCGTCGCATTCGGCACGACTTTCGAAGTCCCCGTCGTCGTCGTCCTGCTCGCCAAAATCGGCGTCGTGACCACCGAACAACTCAAAAATGCACGACCCTACGTCATTGTCGGCGCATTTGTCGTTGCCGCCATCATTACCCCGCCGGACGTGATTTCCCAAACCCTGCTTGCCGTCCCGCTTATCTTGCTTTACGAAGCAGGTATCTGGTGCAGCCGCTTTGCCAAACCCAAATCGGACAAAACCGACGAACACTCGCCCCTTCCGCCCGCAGAAACTTAA
- a CDS encoding oxygen-insensitive NAD(P)H-dependent nitroreductase NfsB, whose protein sequence is MNITEIVRQRYSTKSFDPSKKIAAEDFAHIEAALRNSPSSVNMQPWHFIIADDEAGKARIAKSTEKLPYNTPKITHASHVVVFAARVCADDDYVAAVLAQEDKDGRFATEEAKQAGDSTRRLFLGIHRNQFQDEEQWLAKQVYLNMGFTLFAAAAAGIDAVPMEGVDLQVLNEEFGLTEKGYKAVAVVSFGYRAADDFNAALPKSRFENEVIFTKI, encoded by the coding sequence ATGAACATCACAGAAATCGTCCGCCAACGATACAGCACCAAATCTTTCGACCCGTCCAAAAAAATCGCTGCCGAAGACTTCGCCCATATCGAAGCCGCCCTGCGCAACAGCCCCTCCAGCGTCAATATGCAGCCGTGGCACTTTATCATCGCCGATGACGAAGCTGGCAAAGCGCGCATTGCCAAATCCACCGAAAAACTCCCTTACAACACCCCGAAAATTACTCATGCCTCCCACGTCGTCGTTTTCGCCGCCCGCGTTTGTGCCGACGATGATTATGTCGCCGCCGTATTGGCGCAAGAGGACAAAGACGGACGTTTCGCCACGGAAGAAGCCAAGCAGGCAGGCGATTCCACCCGCCGCCTGTTCTTGGGCATCCACCGCAACCAATTCCAAGATGAAGAGCAATGGCTTGCCAAACAAGTCTATCTCAACATGGGCTTCACCCTATTCGCCGCTGCCGCAGCAGGCATCGACGCCGTGCCGATGGAAGGCGTCGATTTGCAGGTTTTGAATGAGGAATTCGGTTTGACTGAAAAAGGCTACAAAGCCGTCGCCGTCGTCTCCTTCGGCTACCGTGCCGCAGACGATTTCAACGCCGCGCTGCCCAAATCGCGTTTTGAAAACGAAGTCATCTTCACCAAAATCTAA
- a CDS encoding P-II family nitrogen regulator, which translates to MKKIEAVIKPFKLDDVREALTEIGISGMTVSEVKGFGRQKGHTEIYRGAEYAVDFLPKVKVELVLADEDVERAIDIIVETARSGKIGDGKIFVLPVEEVIRIRTGERAEAAI; encoded by the coding sequence ATGAAAAAAATCGAAGCTGTGATTAAGCCGTTTAAATTGGACGATGTCCGTGAAGCTCTGACAGAAATCGGGATAAGCGGCATGACGGTCAGCGAGGTTAAAGGTTTCGGCCGTCAGAAAGGGCATACCGAAATTTACCGCGGCGCGGAGTATGCGGTTGATTTTCTGCCGAAAGTCAAAGTCGAGCTGGTGTTGGCAGATGAAGATGTGGAACGCGCCATCGATATCATTGTGGAGACTGCGCGGTCGGGCAAAATTGGAGACGGCAAGATTTTTGTGCTGCCGGTTGAAGAAGTGATTCGGATACGGACGGGCGAACGCGCGGAAGCGGCGATTTAA
- a CDS encoding NRAMP family divalent metal transporter yields MSEQHTHASTWKSKINALGPGIMMASAAVGGSHLIASTQAGALYGWQLALIIILINLFKYPFFRFSAHYTLDTGKSLIEGYAEKSRVYLWVFLILCVISATINAGAVAIVTAAIVKMAIPSLTLNVGAISALIMASCLIILASGRYKALDNVSKIIIVSLTIATVAAAAIAMSRGMQMKPDFIEPTPWTLAGLGFLIALMGWMPAPIEISAINSLWVTEKQRINPSSYRDGIFDFNVGYITSAVLAVVFLALGAYVQYGNGEAVQMAGGKYVGQLINMYAVTIGDWSRPMVAFIAFACMYGTTITVVDGYARAIAEPVRLLRGKDKTGNVELFAWNVWVAGTGLAVIFWFNSAMAELLKFAMITAFVSAPVFAWLNYRLVKGDKRHKLTAGMDLLAILGLIYLTGFTVLFLLNLTGILAAPK; encoded by the coding sequence ATGTCTGAACAACATACACACGCTTCGACTTGGAAAAGCAAAATCAATGCGCTGGGGCCCGGAATCATGATGGCTTCGGCGGCGGTCGGCGGTTCGCACCTGATTGCCTCGACGCAGGCGGGTGCGCTTTACGGCTGGCAGCTTGCGTTGATTATCATTTTGATCAACCTCTTCAAATATCCGTTTTTCCGTTTCAGCGCGCATTACACGCTGGATACGGGCAAAAGCCTGATTGAAGGCTATGCGGAAAAAAGCCGCGTTTATTTGTGGGTATTCCTGATTTTGTGCGTTATCTCGGCAACAATTAACGCAGGTGCGGTCGCCATCGTGACCGCCGCCATCGTCAAAATGGCAATTCCGTCGCTGACGCTGAATGTCGGCGCAATCTCCGCGCTGATTATGGCTTCCTGCCTGATTATCTTGGCGAGCGGACGTTACAAAGCCTTGGACAACGTTTCCAAAATCATCATCGTCAGCCTGACGATTGCCACAGTCGCCGCCGCCGCCATCGCCATGTCGCGCGGCATGCAGATGAAACCCGACTTTATCGAGCCTACCCCATGGACACTGGCAGGCTTGGGCTTCTTAATCGCGTTGATGGGCTGGATGCCTGCGCCGATTGAAATTTCCGCTATCAACTCTTTGTGGGTAACGGAAAAACAACGCATCAATCCTTCCAGTTACCGCGACGGTATTTTCGACTTCAACGTCGGCTACATCACCAGCGCAGTGTTGGCAGTCGTCTTCCTCGCCTTAGGCGCGTATGTGCAGTACGGTAACGGGGAGGCAGTGCAAATGGCGGGTGGCAAATACGTCGGTCAACTGATCAATATGTACGCCGTCACCATCGGCGATTGGTCGCGTCCGATGGTTGCATTCATCGCCTTCGCCTGCATGTACGGCACGACGATTACCGTAGTGGACGGCTACGCGCGTGCGATTGCCGAGCCGGTGCGCCTGCTGCGCGGCAAAGACAAAACGGGCAACGTCGAACTGTTTGCCTGGAACGTTTGGGTCGCAGGTACGGGTTTGGCAGTGATTTTCTGGTTCAACAGCGCGATGGCGGAGCTGCTCAAATTCGCCATGATTACCGCCTTCGTTTCTGCCCCCGTGTTCGCTTGGTTGAACTACCGCCTCGTCAAAGGCGACAAACGCCACAAGCTGACGGCAGGTATGGACCTCCTCGCCATCCTCGGCTTGATTTACCTGACCGGGTTTACGGTTTTGTTCCTGCTGAACCTGACAGGCATCTTGGCTGCACCTAAGTAA
- the prfA gene encoding peptide chain release factor 1: MKPSIIEKLQQLSDRLEEVTSLLGQPEATSDMDNYRKLTREHAELTPVVEVFQNYQQAQSDLADAEEMLSDPEMKDFAAEEIEAAKVKIDTLDTELQKLLLPKDADDDKNIFIEVRAGTGGDEAALFAGDLLRMYSRYAERNRWQVEIVSANESELGGYKEVIARIVGLGAYSRLKFESGGHRVQRVPATESQGRIHTSACTVAVMPEADELEDIELNPADLRIDTFRASGAGGQHINKTDSAVRITHLPTGMVVECQDGRSQHANKAQAMKVLAARLNDAQKREAQAKEAAERKSLIGSGDRSERIRTYNYPQGRVTDHRINLTLHKLDFVMDGDLEEITNALIAEHQAELLAAMGD, from the coding sequence ATGAAACCCAGCATCATCGAAAAATTACAACAACTATCCGACCGTTTGGAAGAAGTCACCTCCCTCCTCGGACAGCCCGAAGCCACGTCCGACATGGACAACTACCGCAAGCTCACGCGCGAACACGCCGAATTGACGCCCGTGGTCGAAGTGTTCCAAAACTATCAGCAGGCGCAAAGCGACTTGGCGGATGCCGAAGAAATGCTGTCGGACCCCGAAATGAAAGACTTTGCCGCCGAAGAAATCGAAGCGGCGAAAGTCAAAATCGACACGCTCGATACCGAACTGCAAAAACTGCTGCTGCCCAAAGATGCCGACGACGACAAAAACATCTTCATCGAAGTGCGCGCCGGAACGGGCGGCGACGAAGCCGCGCTGTTTGCAGGCGATTTGCTGCGTATGTACAGCCGTTACGCCGAACGTAACCGCTGGCAGGTCGAAATCGTTTCCGCCAACGAAAGCGAGTTGGGCGGCTATAAAGAAGTCATCGCCCGCATTGTCGGACTCGGGGCGTACAGTCGTCTGAAATTCGAATCGGGCGGCCACCGCGTGCAACGCGTCCCCGCCACCGAAAGCCAAGGCCGTATCCACACCTCCGCCTGCACCGTCGCCGTCATGCCCGAAGCGGACGAACTCGAAGACATCGAGTTGAACCCCGCCGACCTGCGCATCGACACCTTCCGCGCATCCGGCGCGGGCGGTCAGCACATCAACAAAACCGACTCCGCCGTCCGCATCACCCACCTGCCCACCGGCATGGTGGTCGAATGCCAAGACGGCCGCAGCCAACACGCCAACAAAGCGCAGGCGATGAAAGTCCTCGCCGCCCGCCTGAACGACGCGCAAAAACGCGAAGCCCAAGCCAAAGAAGCCGCTGAGCGCAAATCCCTCATCGGCAGCGGCGACCGTAGCGAACGCATCCGCACCTACAACTACCCGCAAGGCCGCGTGACCGACCACCGCATCAACCTCACCCTGCACAAGCTGGATTTTGTGATGGACGGAGACTTGGAAGAAATCACCAACGCCCTGATTGCCGAACATCAGGCTGAGCTTCTGGCGGCAATGGGCGATTAA